In the genome of Halobacterium noricense, one region contains:
- a CDS encoding DUF7411 family protein, protein MRLGLLYSGGKDSTLAALLVERFYDVTLVTAHFGVTDEHEHAERAADAAGFAFRALELDREVAKDAVERMREDGYPRNGIQHVHEEALEAVAALDFDAVADGTRRDDRVPTVSRAQAQSLEDRHGVDYLSPLAGFGRGAVDRLVDAELDVEVGPSEEIPRADYEAELRAILREEHGEDAIREVFPDHDQTYVHGLRE, encoded by the coding sequence ATGCGGCTGGGCTTGCTCTACAGCGGCGGGAAGGACTCCACGCTGGCGGCGCTGCTCGTCGAGCGGTTCTACGACGTCACGCTCGTCACCGCGCACTTCGGCGTGACTGACGAGCACGAGCACGCCGAGCGGGCGGCCGACGCCGCCGGCTTCGCGTTCCGCGCGCTGGAACTCGACCGCGAAGTCGCCAAAGACGCCGTCGAGCGCATGCGCGAGGACGGCTACCCGCGCAACGGCATCCAGCACGTCCACGAGGAAGCGCTGGAAGCCGTCGCCGCCCTCGACTTCGACGCCGTCGCCGACGGCACGCGCCGCGACGACCGCGTGCCCACGGTCTCGCGGGCGCAAGCCCAGAGCCTCGAAGACCGCCACGGCGTCGACTACCTCTCGCCGCTGGCCGGCTTCGGCCGCGGCGCCGTCGACCGCCTCGTGGACGCCGAACTCGACGTCGAGGTCGGCCCCAGCGAGGAGATTCCGCGCGCCGATTACGAGGCCGAGTTGCGCGCAATTCTCCGCGAGGAACACGGCGAGGACGCTATCCGCGAGGTGTTCCCCGACCACGACCAGACGTACGTCCACGGCCTCCGCGAGTAG
- the pan2 gene encoding proteasome-activating nucleotidase Pan2, with amino-acid sequence MSRSPSLPDRPTLDVDPESSPDEHFDALQDHYGEILDIHEQLQSQLEDVESRREELREEVDRLQRENETLKTASLYLATVEDLPEDGSAVIKQHGNNQEVLTELSPRLADELEVGDRVAINDSFSVQRVLDDETDARAQAMEVDESPTVEYDDIGGLDEQLREVREAVEDPLVNPEKFEKVGVEPPSGVLLHGPPGTGKTMLAKAVANQTDATFIKMAGSELVRKFIGEGSRLVRDLFELADQKEPAIIFIDEIDAVAAKRTDSKTSGDAEVQRTMMQLLSEMDGFDERGDVRIIAATNRFDMLDSAILRPGRFDRLIEVPNPTEEARERILEIHAGDMNVADDVAFADLARETEGFSGAQLASLATEAGMFAIRDDRDEVRREDFDAAYEKLVAEGEDDVGPNYPSYIR; translated from the coding sequence ATGTCGCGTAGTCCTTCACTACCTGACCGGCCGACGCTCGACGTCGACCCCGAGTCGTCGCCGGACGAACACTTCGACGCGCTCCAAGACCACTACGGAGAGATTCTCGACATCCACGAGCAGCTGCAGTCCCAGCTGGAGGACGTCGAGTCGCGTCGCGAAGAGCTCCGCGAGGAGGTCGACCGCCTCCAGCGGGAGAACGAGACGCTCAAAACCGCGTCGCTGTACCTCGCCACCGTCGAGGACCTGCCCGAGGACGGCAGCGCCGTCATCAAGCAGCACGGCAACAACCAGGAAGTCCTCACGGAGCTGTCCCCGCGGCTCGCCGACGAACTCGAAGTGGGCGACCGCGTCGCCATCAACGACTCGTTCAGCGTGCAGCGCGTCCTCGACGACGAGACGGACGCCCGCGCGCAGGCGATGGAAGTCGACGAGTCGCCGACCGTCGAGTACGACGACATCGGCGGCCTCGACGAGCAGCTCCGCGAGGTCCGGGAGGCCGTCGAGGACCCGCTCGTCAACCCCGAGAAGTTCGAGAAGGTCGGCGTGGAGCCGCCGAGCGGCGTGCTCCTGCACGGCCCGCCGGGCACCGGGAAGACGATGCTCGCGAAGGCCGTCGCGAACCAGACGGACGCGACGTTCATCAAGATGGCCGGCAGCGAGCTCGTCCGGAAGTTCATCGGTGAGGGCTCGCGGCTCGTCCGGGACCTCTTCGAGCTCGCCGATCAGAAGGAGCCCGCCATCATCTTCATCGACGAGATCGACGCCGTCGCCGCCAAGCGCACGGACTCGAAGACCAGCGGCGACGCCGAGGTCCAGCGCACGATGATGCAGCTGCTCAGCGAGATGGACGGCTTCGACGAGCGCGGCGACGTCCGCATCATCGCCGCCACCAACCGCTTCGACATGCTGGACTCCGCGATTCTCCGTCCCGGTCGCTTCGACCGCCTCATCGAAGTGCCGAACCCGACCGAGGAGGCCCGCGAGCGCATTCTCGAAATCCACGCGGGCGACATGAACGTCGCCGACGACGTGGCGTTCGCGGATCTCGCGCGGGAGACCGAGGGCTTCTCCGGCGCACAGCTCGCGAGCCTCGCCACGGAAGCGGGGATGTTCGCGATTCGGGACGACCGCGACGAGGTCCGCCGCGAGGACTTCGACGCGGCCTACGAGAAGCTCGTTGCCGAGGGCGAGGACGATGTCGGCCCGAACTACCCGAGCTACATCCGGTAA
- a CDS encoding IS6 family transposase — MKLANLLSECFGADLEETWERERTATPVRAFAVRLHATGCSLRETTTILAELGVERSHQAVWQWVHRLADSVSDPPTASPSRVAVDETAVKINGEWSWLYAAIDLDTKLILDVALFGRHGTDPAAAFLSGLAEKHDLSDTTFLVDQFGYRTALARLELNGRVDYTDRNLIEKWFHTLKMRLDRFHNSWVGSRRSVRQWLAPFAHYYNHLRPHQSLDDRTPAGEVLN, encoded by the coding sequence ATGAAGCTCGCAAACCTGCTCAGTGAGTGCTTTGGGGCGGATTTAGAAGAAACTTGGGAGCGTGAGCGGACAGCAACGCCCGTCAGGGCGTTTGCTGTCCGCCTTCACGCGACTGGTTGTTCGCTCAGAGAGACAACAACGATTCTCGCGGAATTAGGTGTTGAACGCTCTCATCAAGCCGTTTGGCAGTGGGTACATCGGCTGGCTGACAGCGTTTCCGACCCGCCGACGGCTTCGCCGTCGCGGGTCGCGGTTGACGAAACTGCTGTCAAAATTAACGGTGAGTGGTCTTGGTTGTACGCTGCAATAGACCTTGACACGAAACTCATTCTTGACGTTGCGTTGTTCGGACGCCATGGCACGGATCCGGCGGCTGCGTTCCTGTCTGGACTGGCGGAGAAACACGATCTCTCAGACACCACGTTTCTCGTCGACCAGTTCGGCTACCGGACTGCCCTTGCTCGGCTAGAGCTGAACGGTCGGGTTGACTACACCGACCGAAACCTCATCGAAAAATGGTTTCACACCCTCAAAATGCGACTCGACCGTTTCCATAACTCGTGGGTGGGCAGTCGGCGGAGCGTTCGCCAGTGGCTTGCGCCATTTGCACATTACTACAACCACCTCAGGCCGCACCAATCGCTCGATGATCGAACACCAGCCGGCGAGGTCCTAAACTAG
- the hisS gene encoding histidine--tRNA ligase: MYDRLKGFRDFYPEEMGPRREAMDAVEDAARRYGFREIGTPALESTQLYVDKSGEGIVDELYSFTDQGGRDVALTPELTPTVARMVVAKQQELSKPIKWYSTRAFWRYEEPQQGRFREFYQTNVDIFGSSDPRADAEVLAVAADGLTSLGLTGEDFEFRVSHRDILGGLLNAFEADVDTEDAIRVVDKREKIERAEYLDGLADAGLSYDQAEQFDDLLAGDDLDALVEFAGTERVADAVQNLQAVLDAAENLGVREYCDISLTTARGLDYYTGVVFECFDATGDIGRSVFGGGRYDDLIESFGGQPTPAVGVAPGHAPLNLLLERAGVRPEGDLATDYYVLQVGDTEAEAARVASDLRARGHVVESDVANRSFGAQMNYADSIGAATVVIVGEQDLANGEVTVKDMASGDQTTAPFEDFPGDRDEPRYQDFA, from the coding sequence ATGTACGACCGACTCAAGGGATTCCGCGACTTCTACCCCGAGGAGATGGGGCCGCGCCGCGAGGCGATGGACGCCGTCGAGGACGCGGCGCGCCGGTACGGCTTCCGGGAAATCGGGACGCCCGCGCTGGAGTCGACGCAGCTGTACGTCGACAAGTCCGGCGAGGGCATCGTCGACGAACTCTACTCGTTCACCGACCAGGGCGGCCGCGACGTCGCGCTCACGCCCGAACTGACGCCGACGGTCGCGCGCATGGTCGTCGCGAAACAGCAGGAGCTCTCGAAGCCCATCAAGTGGTACTCGACGCGCGCGTTCTGGCGCTACGAGGAGCCCCAGCAGGGCCGCTTCCGGGAGTTCTACCAGACGAACGTCGACATCTTCGGCTCCAGCGACCCGCGCGCGGACGCCGAAGTGCTGGCGGTCGCCGCCGACGGCCTGACGAGTCTCGGCCTCACGGGCGAGGACTTCGAGTTCCGCGTCTCCCACCGCGACATCCTCGGCGGTCTGCTGAACGCCTTCGAAGCCGACGTCGACACCGAGGACGCCATCCGCGTCGTGGACAAGCGCGAGAAAATCGAGCGGGCGGAGTACCTCGACGGCCTCGCGGACGCCGGCCTCTCCTACGACCAGGCCGAACAGTTCGACGACCTGCTTGCGGGCGACGACCTCGACGCACTCGTCGAGTTCGCCGGCACCGAGCGCGTCGCGGACGCCGTCCAGAACCTCCAGGCGGTCCTCGACGCCGCCGAGAACCTCGGCGTCCGCGAGTACTGCGACATCTCGCTGACCACAGCTCGGGGCCTCGACTACTACACCGGCGTCGTCTTCGAGTGCTTCGACGCCACCGGCGACATCGGGCGCTCCGTGTTCGGCGGCGGCCGCTACGACGACCTCATCGAGTCGTTCGGCGGCCAGCCCACGCCCGCGGTCGGCGTCGCGCCCGGTCACGCGCCCTTGAACCTCCTGCTGGAGCGCGCTGGCGTCCGCCCCGAGGGCGACCTCGCGACGGACTACTACGTGCTCCAGGTCGGCGACACGGAGGCAGAGGCGGCGCGCGTCGCCAGCGACCTCCGCGCCCGCGGCCACGTCGTCGAGAGCGACGTGGCCAACCGGAGCTTCGGCGCGCAGATGAACTACGCCGACAGCATCGGCGCGGCGACCGTCGTCATCGTCGGCGAGCAGGACCTCGCGAACGGCGAAGTTACCGTCAAGGACATGGCGAGCGGCGACCAGACCACCGCGCCCTTCGAGGACTTCCCCGGCGACCGGGACGAACCTCGGTACCAGGACTTCGCCTGA
- a CDS encoding DNA-binding protein, with the protein MSGSPDDDRLEELRQQKKEQLKQQKQQQGGGDAGAAQQAQREQAEQPKQALLKQHLTDGARKRLNTIKMSKPEFAEKAEQQILALAQSGRLQDQIDEEQMKDLLRELKPDSQSFNINRR; encoded by the coding sequence ATGAGTGGAAGCCCGGACGACGACCGGCTCGAAGAACTGCGCCAGCAGAAGAAAGAACAGCTCAAGCAGCAGAAACAGCAGCAGGGCGGCGGTGACGCCGGCGCGGCCCAGCAGGCCCAGCGTGAGCAGGCCGAACAGCCGAAGCAGGCGCTGCTCAAACAGCACCTCACCGACGGCGCGCGCAAGCGCCTCAACACCATCAAGATGAGCAAGCCAGAGTTCGCCGAGAAGGCCGAACAGCAGATTCTCGCGCTCGCCCAGTCCGGTCGCCTCCAGGACCAGATCGACGAGGAGCAGATGAAAGACCTGCTCCGCGAACTCAAGCCCGACTCCCAGAGCTTCAACATCAACCGCCGGTAG
- a CDS encoding IS6 family transposase yields the protein MPENARLNGNIDQIDLEFVEREATPQLLMKLSIQLHLAGLSLSNTVSILELFGVNRARSTVHNWVHKADLQPESGRNPDHVAVDETVIRLNNEQYWLYAAVDPDTNKLLYTKLEPTRTNVIARSFFAQLREKHDVDDAVFLVDGAPTLKDACNRHGLRFQYEKHGNRNAVERVFREIKRRTLSFSNCFSNAEADTADDWLRSFSFAWNQLI from the coding sequence ATGCCCGAAAACGCTCGCCTCAACGGGAATATCGACCAGATCGACTTAGAGTTTGTTGAACGAGAAGCGACACCGCAGCTGCTGATGAAGCTCAGTATTCAGCTCCATCTTGCTGGACTCTCACTTTCGAATACTGTCTCAATTCTTGAGCTATTCGGTGTCAATCGAGCTCGATCCACCGTTCATAATTGGGTGCACAAGGCCGACCTACAGCCCGAGTCTGGACGGAATCCGGATCACGTCGCGGTTGACGAAACCGTGATCCGACTCAATAACGAGCAATACTGGCTGTACGCCGCTGTCGATCCCGACACAAACAAATTACTCTATACAAAGCTTGAACCGACGCGTACGAACGTGATTGCTCGCTCGTTTTTCGCACAGCTCCGGGAGAAACACGACGTCGATGATGCCGTGTTTCTCGTTGATGGCGCACCCACGCTGAAAGACGCCTGCAACCGACACGGCCTCCGATTCCAGTATGAAAAACATGGGAATCGGAATGCTGTCGAACGTGTCTTTCGAGAGATAAAACGACGAACCTTATCGTTCTCAAACTGTTTCAGCAACGCCGAAGCAGATACCGCCGACGATTGGCTCAGATCCTTCAGCTTCGCATGGAATCAGCTTATCTGA
- a CDS encoding pyruvoyl-dependent arginine decarboxylase, with product MTISVVWGTGTAPTEMAAYDAALADAGVHNYNLVTVSSVIPADTDVEAVGTAPDLGPAGNRLTVVEAHANAAGPRHVSAALAWAKSDEGPGLFYEVAGDTDAADVEARVRTGIDAGMDLRDWSFDDATVRTTSTEADAGEYAAAVVVAAYGDSEPII from the coding sequence ATGACCATCAGCGTCGTCTGGGGGACGGGCACCGCGCCCACGGAGATGGCGGCTTACGACGCCGCGCTCGCGGACGCGGGCGTCCACAACTACAATCTCGTCACGGTGTCGTCGGTGATTCCCGCGGACACCGACGTCGAAGCTGTGGGGACCGCGCCGGACCTCGGCCCCGCCGGGAACCGCTTGACGGTCGTGGAGGCGCACGCCAACGCCGCCGGGCCGCGCCACGTCAGCGCCGCGCTCGCGTGGGCGAAAAGCGACGAGGGCCCGGGCTTGTTCTACGAGGTCGCCGGCGACACGGACGCCGCGGACGTCGAGGCGCGCGTGCGCACCGGCATCGACGCGGGCATGGACCTCCGCGACTGGTCGTTCGACGACGCGACGGTGCGTACGACCAGCACCGAAGCCGACGCCGGCGAGTACGCGGCGGCGGTCGTGGTCGCCGCGTATGGTGACAGCGAACCAATTATTTGA
- the thiL gene encoding thiamine-phosphate kinase, with amino-acid sequence MNERAALDVVGGLVAGAGDDAAVVDDTVFTIDMLHETTDFPDGTTRYTAGWRSVGASLSDVAAMGADATAAVGVYGAPDFDRSELRAYVEGALDVCEAVDAEYVGGDLDGHDEFTVATAAIGRTDDPVLRDGASPGDILVVTGALGRTAAAMQQFDSRNIERANELFRFEPRVRAGRVLAGHATAMMDSSDGLARSLHQLAEASDCGFAVDGDGVPVADELRGAVEDPLDTAVTYGEDFELVATVPENAVGAVREAADVPVSVVGEVTASDVTLDGEPLADRGWTH; translated from the coding sequence ATGAACGAACGGGCGGCCCTCGACGTGGTCGGTGGGCTCGTCGCGGGCGCCGGCGACGACGCCGCGGTCGTCGACGACACGGTGTTCACCATCGACATGCTCCACGAGACGACCGACTTTCCGGATGGCACGACCCGGTACACGGCGGGCTGGCGGTCGGTGGGCGCGTCGCTGTCGGACGTCGCCGCGATGGGCGCGGACGCGACGGCGGCGGTCGGCGTCTACGGCGCACCCGACTTCGACAGGAGCGAACTGCGCGCGTACGTCGAGGGCGCGCTGGACGTCTGCGAGGCGGTCGACGCGGAGTACGTCGGCGGCGACCTCGACGGCCACGACGAGTTCACGGTGGCGACGGCCGCCATCGGCCGCACCGACGACCCCGTCCTCCGGGACGGCGCGAGTCCGGGGGACATCCTCGTCGTGACGGGTGCACTGGGCCGGACCGCCGCAGCCATGCAGCAGTTCGACTCCCGAAATATCGAGCGGGCGAACGAGCTGTTCCGGTTCGAGCCGCGCGTCCGAGCGGGCCGTGTGCTCGCCGGGCACGCGACCGCGATGATGGACTCCAGCGACGGGCTCGCGCGCTCACTCCACCAGCTCGCGGAAGCCAGCGACTGCGGGTTCGCGGTGGACGGCGACGGCGTCCCGGTCGCCGACGAACTCCGCGGTGCCGTCGAGGACCCACTCGACACGGCCGTGACGTACGGCGAGGACTTCGAACTCGTGGCGACCGTACCCGAGAATGCGGTCGGAGCGGTGCGTGAGGCGGCGGACGTTCCAGTTTCGGTCGTCGGCGAGGTCACGGCGTCGGACGTGACGCTGGACGGCGAGCCGCTGGCGGACCGCGGCTGGACGCACTAG
- the pepF gene encoding oligoendopeptidase F — MSSVPERSELSEKHTWDLESIYATDDDWEAAYEDVASRLDDLEAYEGRLTESGETLLEALQLRDEIHREAEQVSAYARMRSDEDTRDQHYQALRARASSLMADVSSASSFFGPELQDCTREELQEFVEEEPELATYEHYFDDVLRMKPHTRSAEVEELLSDLGEVLGAPSDAYNMLTDADLEFPTVEDPEGEAVEISQANFTKLLKNPDREFRQTVHESFFETIGDVRNTIGATMKNQVKKDVKLAEARNYDTARAAALDGANIPTEVYDNLVETVDDNLDKLHRHVDLKREALDVDEVQMWDLYMPIVDSESPEVPYEEAKQRVVEAVAPLGEDYQNRVADGLESRWVDVYENRGKRSGAYSGGTYDTQPFILMNYQDDISSMFTLAHELGHSLHSQYTSEQQPYVYSDYEIFVAEVASTVNEALLVNHLLDTVEDDHFRKHILNEYLERFRSTLYRQTLFADVEHRLHSLAEDGEALTPDRVDEVYGERKEAYYANAVVDDHIRSEWMRIPHFYYNFYVYQYATGISSAVAIADRILNEGGNEAATQYREALQLGGSEYPIDILDHAGVDVTNSKFIETALDVYEEHLDEAVELLE; from the coding sequence ATGAGCAGCGTTCCCGAACGCAGCGAGCTGTCCGAGAAACACACGTGGGACTTGGAGAGCATCTACGCGACCGACGACGACTGGGAAGCCGCCTACGAGGACGTCGCGTCGCGGCTCGACGACCTCGAAGCCTACGAGGGGCGACTCACCGAGTCCGGCGAGACCCTCCTCGAAGCCCTCCAGCTCCGGGACGAAATCCACCGCGAAGCCGAGCAGGTGTCGGCGTACGCCCGCATGCGCTCGGACGAGGACACGCGGGACCAGCACTACCAGGCGCTGCGGGCGCGGGCGTCCAGCCTGATGGCGGACGTCTCCAGCGCGAGCTCGTTCTTCGGCCCGGAACTGCAGGATTGCACGCGCGAGGAACTTCAGGAATTCGTCGAAGAAGAGCCCGAACTGGCGACCTACGAGCACTACTTCGACGACGTCCTCCGCATGAAGCCGCACACGCGCTCGGCGGAGGTTGAGGAACTGCTCAGCGACCTCGGCGAGGTGCTCGGCGCGCCGAGTGACGCGTACAACATGCTGACGGACGCGGACCTCGAATTCCCGACCGTCGAGGACCCCGAGGGCGAGGCCGTCGAAATCTCGCAGGCGAACTTCACGAAGCTCCTGAAGAACCCCGACCGCGAGTTCCGCCAGACCGTCCACGAATCCTTTTTCGAGACCATCGGCGACGTCCGCAACACCATCGGCGCGACGATGAAGAACCAGGTCAAGAAGGACGTCAAGCTCGCGGAGGCGCGCAACTACGACACCGCCCGCGCGGCCGCCCTCGACGGCGCGAACATCCCCACGGAGGTGTACGACAACCTCGTGGAGACCGTCGACGACAACCTCGACAAGCTCCACCGCCACGTCGACCTCAAGCGCGAGGCGCTCGACGTCGACGAGGTCCAGATGTGGGACCTCTACATGCCAATCGTGGATTCGGAGAGCCCCGAAGTCCCCTACGAGGAGGCCAAGCAGCGCGTCGTCGAGGCGGTCGCGCCACTCGGCGAGGACTACCAGAACCGCGTCGCCGACGGGTTAGAGTCCCGCTGGGTGGACGTCTACGAGAACCGCGGGAAGCGCTCGGGCGCGTACTCCGGGGGGACCTACGACACCCAGCCGTTCATCCTGATGAACTACCAGGACGACATCTCCTCGATGTTCACGCTCGCCCACGAACTCGGGCACAGCCTCCACAGCCAGTACACCAGTGAACAGCAGCCCTACGTCTACTCGGACTACGAAATCTTCGTGGCGGAAGTCGCCTCCACGGTCAACGAGGCGCTGCTCGTCAACCACCTGCTGGACACCGTCGAGGACGACCACTTCCGCAAGCACATCCTCAACGAGTACCTGGAGCGGTTCCGCTCGACGCTGTACCGGCAGACGCTGTTCGCGGACGTCGAGCACCGTCTCCACTCGCTCGCGGAGGACGGCGAGGCGCTCACGCCGGACCGCGTCGACGAGGTGTACGGCGAGCGCAAGGAAGCCTACTACGCGAACGCCGTCGTCGACGACCACATCCGCAGCGAGTGGATGCGCATCCCGCACTTCTACTATAATTTTTATGTTTATCAATATGCGACTGGAATAAGCTCTGCAGTTGCAATTGCTGACCGGATCCTAAATGAAGGTGGTAATGAAGCTGCGACCCAGTACCGTGAGGCTCTGCAACTGGGCGGCAGTGAGTACCCCATCGATATCCTCGACCACGCCGGGGTCGACGTAACTAACTCCAAGTTCATCGAGACCGCTCTCGATGTTTACGAAGAACACCTTGATGAGGCGGTCGAACTGCTAGAATAG
- a CDS encoding DUF5811 family protein, producing MHGNTPYSGAEPSEPEPDLTGTQRRALQDSISQITARTRDFLPDEYVVGSEISSGSNGIQVTVAVRPPAGNPVSAGFTPEFDGVADDDLIPDDDREEVARGLAASAALQVKHALGDDVPQTAR from the coding sequence ATGCACGGGAACACGCCGTACAGTGGTGCCGAGCCGTCGGAACCCGAACCCGACCTCACGGGGACGCAACGGCGCGCGCTCCAGGACAGCATCTCCCAGATTACCGCTCGCACGCGGGACTTCCTGCCCGACGAGTACGTCGTCGGCTCCGAGATTAGCTCGGGTTCGAACGGCATCCAGGTCACCGTCGCCGTTCGACCGCCCGCCGGCAACCCCGTCAGCGCCGGGTTCACCCCCGAGTTCGACGGCGTCGCCGACGACGACCTGATTCCGGACGACGACCGCGAGGAGGTCGCGCGCGGCCTCGCCGCCAGCGCCGCCCTCCAGGTGAAGCACGCGCTCGGCGACGACGTTCCGCAGACCGCACGCTAG
- a CDS encoding DMT family transporter produces MESGLVYALAAAGLWGVYLFALKRYFVGVHGAVLTVFVNAAAIVWYLPFAVATGGNGLPAFPPMDAWSITVFAGTVVFGALAFVVSVQALAVGDVSYVAPIAKIVPVFVVPIEVLVLGAYLEPTAVAGIVVATTAVYLANYEGGDVLEPFRRAVHSRAAQLALVSAALFAVSDVGRRVVLDGFTFPTRLWVPVYLGSVAVVVVPLALRRWPVTGIRPFLGKFAVTGAGVAVAEHVTALAFASAPASIASTLVNGQAIVAVLLGCILLGEPGLRRRLGAAVLAVVGVGLIAV; encoded by the coding sequence ATGGAGTCCGGGTTAGTCTACGCGCTTGCCGCCGCGGGCCTGTGGGGCGTGTATCTCTTCGCGCTGAAACGATACTTCGTGGGCGTACACGGTGCCGTCCTCACGGTGTTCGTCAACGCCGCTGCCATCGTATGGTACCTCCCGTTCGCCGTCGCGACCGGCGGCAACGGGCTGCCGGCGTTCCCGCCGATGGACGCGTGGTCGATTACGGTGTTCGCCGGCACCGTCGTGTTCGGCGCGCTCGCGTTCGTCGTCTCGGTGCAGGCGCTGGCCGTCGGCGACGTCTCCTACGTCGCGCCGATTGCGAAAATCGTCCCGGTGTTCGTCGTGCCCATCGAGGTGCTCGTGCTCGGCGCGTACCTCGAACCGACGGCGGTCGCCGGCATCGTCGTCGCCACGACCGCGGTCTACCTCGCCAACTACGAGGGCGGGGACGTCCTCGAACCGTTCCGGCGCGCCGTCCACTCCCGGGCCGCCCAACTCGCGCTCGTTTCGGCGGCGCTGTTCGCCGTCAGCGACGTCGGCCGCCGGGTCGTCCTCGACGGGTTCACGTTCCCGACGCGGCTCTGGGTGCCAGTGTATCTCGGGAGCGTCGCCGTCGTGGTCGTGCCGCTCGCGCTCCGTCGCTGGCCCGTCACCGGAATCCGGCCGTTTCTCGGGAAGTTCGCAGTGACCGGCGCTGGGGTCGCAGTCGCCGAGCACGTGACCGCGCTCGCGTTCGCTAGCGCACCCGCCAGCATCGCCTCGACGCTCGTCAACGGGCAGGCCATCGTCGCCGTCCTGCTCGGCTGCATACTGTTGGGCGAACCCGGCTTGCGCCGGCGGCTCGGCGCTGCCGTGCTCGCCGTGGTCGGCGTCGGTCTGATTGCCGTGTAG
- the truA gene encoding tRNA pseudouridine(38-40) synthase TruA codes for MPRRAFRVAYDGRPYYGFQRQPDVTTVEGELFGALRRLGVFEGEKPPGYAAAGRTDAGVSARAQTIAFDAPTWLTPSGLNSELSGPLRTWATADAPADFHATHDANWREYRYFWLAGDEDDKRARRALDRLLGEHDFHNLTPDDTNTVREVSGGIEREGDFLVVRLRASGFCRELVRRVVALVQAVAGGGDFDRIDRLLAAEPIEGPEGVPPAPAGPLVLHDVDYDLDFDAEPPAAAATREMFADLREERRARARVAGHVADSL; via the coding sequence ATGCCCCGTCGCGCGTTCCGCGTCGCCTACGACGGCCGCCCCTACTACGGGTTCCAGCGCCAGCCCGACGTCACGACCGTCGAGGGCGAACTGTTCGGCGCGCTCCGACGCCTAGGCGTCTTCGAGGGCGAGAAACCACCGGGCTACGCCGCCGCCGGCCGCACGGATGCCGGCGTGTCGGCGCGCGCGCAGACCATCGCATTCGACGCACCCACGTGGCTGACGCCGTCCGGGCTGAACAGTGAACTCTCCGGGCCGCTCCGCACGTGGGCGACTGCCGACGCGCCCGCGGACTTTCATGCGACTCACGACGCGAATTGGCGGGAGTATCGGTACTTCTGGCTCGCTGGAGACGAGGACGACAAGCGAGCGCGCCGCGCGCTCGACCGGCTGCTCGGCGAGCACGACTTCCACAACCTCACCCCCGACGACACGAACACCGTCCGCGAAGTGTCGGGTGGCATCGAGCGTGAAGGCGACTTTTTGGTGGTGAGGCTGCGCGCGAGCGGATTCTGCCGCGAACTCGTGCGCCGCGTCGTCGCGCTCGTGCAGGCGGTCGCAGGCGGCGGCGACTTCGACCGCATCGACCGGCTGCTCGCCGCCGAACCAATCGAGGGACCCGAGGGCGTACCGCCCGCGCCGGCGGGGCCGTTGGTGCTCCACGATGTCGACTACGACCTCGACTTCGACGCCGAGCCGCCCGCTGCAGCCGCGACTCGGGAGATGTTCGCGGACCTGCGCGAGGAACGCCGTGCGAGAGCGCGCGTCGCCGGTCACGTCGCCGACTCCCTGTGA
- a CDS encoding 30S ribosomal protein S19e, protein MATLYDAPADELVDELASELEDRLDEPDWAQFAKTGVGRELPPEQEDFWARRTASILRKVAMEGPIGVKRLATAYGDTTDGSNRYGVSPPDSTSSSRNIVRTALQQLEDEDLVEQQHNRGRVVTAEGRSLLDETAGDVIEALDRPELERYA, encoded by the coding sequence ATGGCAACCCTCTACGACGCTCCCGCTGACGAGCTCGTCGACGAGCTCGCGAGCGAGCTCGAAGACCGACTCGACGAACCGGACTGGGCGCAGTTCGCAAAGACCGGCGTTGGCCGCGAACTCCCCCCCGAGCAGGAAGACTTCTGGGCGCGCCGCACCGCCAGCATCCTCCGCAAGGTCGCGATGGAAGGCCCCATCGGCGTCAAGCGCCTCGCGACGGCCTACGGCGACACTACCGACGGCTCCAACCGATACGGCGTCTCCCCGCCGGACAGCACGTCCAGCTCCCGGAACATCGTCCGCACCGCGCTCCAGCAGCTCGAAGACGAGGACCTCGTCGAGCAGCAGCACAACCGTGGTCGCGTCGTCACCGCCGAGGGTCGCAGCCTCCTCGACGAGACGGCCGGCGACGTCATCGAAGCGCTCGACCGTCCCGAGCTCGAACGCTACGCGTAA